The genomic interval GATGCGGGGAGGGTACGGCGCGCTGATCGGGTTCGAATTGCGCGACGGGCAGGCGGCCGGCCAGCGCTTCATCGAGGCGCTGAAGCTGTTCTATCACGTCGCCAATATCGGTGACGCGCGGTCGCTGGCGATCCAGCCCTCTGCCACCACTCATTCGCAGCTCAGTGAGGAGGATCAGCTGGCGGCCGGCGTGACGCCGGGCTTCATCCGGCTATCGATCGGGATCGAGCATCCGGACGACATTCTGGCCGACCTGGCGCAGGCGCTGGACGCTGCATGATGCGGTCGTTCCAAGGGGCTGCCCTGGCGCCCCTTGGAACTCGGTCAACTTGATTGGGAGGCGGCGAAGCGTTCGGGGACTTCTGGATCGCCTTGCCGTTTTGCCCTTCGCAAGGCCGCGAACGACATTTGGCGGGGAGCGATACGTCCCAGTGTGGCTAGCCGTTATGGCGAGGCTTGCGGCGGCGGTGGGACCACCGGGAGCGCGGTGATCGCCTTGATCTTTTCCATCGCAAACCGCGAGGTGACGTTCTTCAGTTCGGCGGTCTTGATCAGCCGGCGGTAGAACCGGTCGAACGACTTCATGTCGGCGACAACGACGCGCAGGACGTAGTCATAGTCACCAGCAAGCCGGTACACTTCGACCACTTCGGGCATGCCGCGGAGCGTTGTGGCGAATGAGGCTTGCCATTCCTTGGTCTGTTCGCCGGCTTCGATGAAGACGAACACCGACAGGCCGAGCCCGATCTTTTCCTGATCAACCAGTGCGACACGGCCGGTGATGACCCCGTCCATCTGCAGGCGCTGAATACGCTTCCAGCACGGAGTCGACGACAGCCCCACCTTGGAGGCGATGTCCGCGACCGAGTGGGTGGCGTTCTCCTGCAGCAGCCGGAGGATCTTGATATCGAGATGATCGAGAGGTCGTGACATACCGAACTGACGACGGAGTGATCCTGATCCGAGGATGGTCTGCTCGCGCGCCGGGCGTGACGAACGGACGAATGCCGTCAGTGACGTGTTCGGCGGAACGAACTACTCCGCGATCTAAGGACGTTCTCCGATCGAACACAACATCCGCCAAACAGTTTGAAAGAAGCTGCTGCGCTATTAGTTGGGTGGAGAACAAATCGCTCGCGGAGTGGCGTTCTCCGGAGCGATCGTTCTTACCGGCGGTTGGTCGTCCCCGGCGGAAAGTCCGTCGCGTTCCGAGTCAGGCAGCTCGACCGGTGAACTCGGCCGACCAACCCTCGGCATCGCTGAGATAGCGCACGGCTTTGATCCGGCGGGCGGCGGTGAGGCGGAAATTGTGCTCGAGGCCCGCCGGGACCACGATGAAATCGCCTGGACCAACGTGAAGATCGGCACGCTGCCCGTCAACAATGACGCCGAAGATGCCGGCCCCATCGAGAATGTGGCGGATCTCGTCGCCGGCGTGGCGATGCCAGTTTTCGAATTTGGTGGCGAGCTGCTCGTTATCCGGCCGCTCTGGATGCAGCACGATCAGGTCGCGCGACGGAAACTCCGGGCGCGGCGGCAGTGCGTCAAGCACGGTCGCGGCCGCGGTGTCGTCGAGCAGCGGTCGCCCCAGTGTTTCCGCCAGTGCCGTCGGCACCGGGTGATGCTCCACCACGATGCGATGCGCGCGTGCGATTGTTTCGATCTCCGCGGCGGTCGCCTCGCGTCCGTCGGCGAACAGGAGAGTTGCCATCGTTGTCCTCTTCAAAGCTGCCAGGGGGTGGAGTGAGGGTGCGTCAGGCGACCGCGCGGTCGCGCTCGGCTTCGGCTCGTTCCGCCGCGACCAGTCGATCCGCCCAGCTGCTCGACCATTCGCGAAGTTGCTGCGGATCGAGCGGCGTCGGCACCTTGGACTCGGTGTGCTCTGCGATGCGGTGCGCCAACTGGCGATAGATCTCGGCTTGCGCCGATTGCGGCGCCGCCTCGATGGTGGTGCGGCCGCTGAGTTCGGCCTGGGTGACGGTCAGGGAGCGTGGCACGTATTGCACGATCGGCGTCGCGGTGCGCGCGGCGAAATCGTCGATCACGTCGCGCTGGAAGTCGGTGTTGATCGAATTGGCGATGATGCCGCCGAGCAGCGCGCCGCCCGAGTTGGAGAACCGTTCGATGCCGCGGAACAGATTGTTGGCGGCAT from Rhodopseudomonas palustris carries:
- a CDS encoding Lrp/AsnC family transcriptional regulator; translated protein: MSRPLDHLDIKILRLLQENATHSVADIASKVGLSSTPCWKRIQRLQMDGVITGRVALVDQEKIGLGLSVFVFIEAGEQTKEWQASFATTLRGMPEVVEVYRLAGDYDYVLRVVVADMKSFDRFYRRLIKTAELKNVTSRFAMEKIKAITALPVVPPPPQASP
- a CDS encoding cupin domain-containing protein → MATLLFADGREATAAEIETIARAHRIVVEHHPVPTALAETLGRPLLDDTAAATVLDALPPRPEFPSRDLIVLHPERPDNEQLATKFENWHRHAGDEIRHILDGAGIFGVIVDGQRADLHVGPGDFIVVPAGLEHNFRLTAARRIKAVRYLSDAEGWSAEFTGRAA